The Lycium ferocissimum isolate CSIRO_LF1 chromosome 10, AGI_CSIRO_Lferr_CH_V1, whole genome shotgun sequence genome window below encodes:
- the LOC132033053 gene encoding NADH dehydrogenase [ubiquinone] 1 beta subcomplex subunit 2, which yields MGGGHGVTYKGITIHQPKRWHSVTGKGLCAVMWFWILYRAKKDGPVVLGMRHPWEGHGHGHDH from the exons atgggagGTGGACATGGCGTGACGTACAAAGGCATAACTATACATCAACCTAAGCGTTGGCACTCTGTCACCGGAAAAGGCTTGTGTGCCGTCATGTG GTTTTGGATTCTTTACCGTGCCAAGAAAGATGGTCCTGTAGTGTTG GGCATGAGGCATCCCTGGGAAGGCCATGGCCATGGTCATGACCATTAG
- the LOC132034761 gene encoding auxin-responsive protein SAUR36, translating into MKSPSKKLSNIIAKWRMRKKGQFVLYTKEGKRFVVPLYYLNHPIFKVLLEMAEEDYGSTVNGPLQVPCENKLMEYILCLLRTKPDAEIGEALSSIDTCRGTHVSSNFSPFPYLGTI; encoded by the coding sequence ATGAAGAGTCCTTCCAAGAAGTTAAGCAACATTATAGCCAAGTGGagaatgagaaagaaaggtcaatttGTTCTGTATACAAAGGAAGGCAAGAGATTTGTTGTACCATTATATTATCTTAATCATCCTATTTTCAAAGTTCTACTTGAAATGGCTGAAGAAGATTATGGTTCAACTGTGAATGGCCCTTTGCAAGTTCCTTGTGAGAATAAACTGATGGAATATATTCTTTGTTTGTTGAGAACAAAACCTGATGCTGAAATAGGGGAAGCTCTTTCCTCTATTGATACATGTAGAGGAACACACGTTTCTTCTAATTTCTCTCCTTTTCCTTATTTGggaacaatttaa